GGTCCGCGGTCGTGAGCGGCCTTTCGTGACGCCGAGGTCGGCGTAGACGGTCGCCGGGCCGTGTCTACGCGGTACGGACGGTTCAACGGCGACCGCGGGGTGGTGCGTTCGGCCGGTGCGGACGCCCGCGGCCGCGGTTCGGGTCCGCACGGGGTGCGTACCGGCAGCGGGGCTCGGCGGTGCCGGCGGTGGTGGCTGGCCTCCAGCTGTCCGCCTGCCGCGCCGGAACTCACCGGGCCGGGTCTCCTTGCTCGCCCTCGACTCGACATCCGAGGAGTGGATCCTGCCTTGCACGATCTTTGGCAGGGCGGGTCTTCCCCCGCGTCGTGAAGCTTCGCAACTCCATGATCACTGATCCGGCTCACCCGGTTCCGCAGCCTCCGCGGCGGGCGCCCGCCCCGCGAAATCGCAGGTCGACGAATCGCCCTCCGGGAACGCCGTGCCCCTGCGTCCGCTGCTGCCTCCCCGTCGCGCTGATCCCGGAGTCCGCCCCGGGGCTCGGCCGCCGGCCGTCGAGGGCAAAGATCGTTCTTATCGGGTTGTCGGCGGGTGTCGAAAGCACAGCGACAGCCAGCGATGGGTCTTAAGTCCTATGTACGCCCTACTTGACGATCTGACAATCTTCCCGTGGTGGGCAGTCCACGACCCAGGAGGGCTGCGGAGTCGTGAACGATCCCCTGTGGTGGGGTTTACGCCCACGCACTGGTGCATTTGATCAGACACACGTCGGGGGTCGGGTGTGCACCATGCAGCCGGAGTGCGGCGATGCGGCCGCACGCACGGCCGAGGTGGTCGTCAGAACCGCCCAGAAACTACAGCGAAAGAGGAAGCAGTGACGATCGAACTGCAGCGGATGGTGGACGACCCGATCGTCGTCGATGATTTAGAGCACCTCTCGTTCCGGGTGGATCGCCGTGCCTACACGGACGACGACGTGGCCGCGCAGGAGATGGCCAGGATCTTCGATCGCTGCTGGTTGTACCTCGGACACGAATCAGAGGTGCCCGAGCCGGGCTCCTACGTGTCACGCGACGTCGGCGGGCGCCCGGTGGTCATGTCGCGCGGGTCCGACGGGGTGATCCGGGTGTTTGCCAACAGCTGCACTCACCGCGGGGCCCTGATCTGCTCGCAGCCGGCCGGGCAGGCCAAGTCGTTCCGGTGCCCTTACCACGACTGGACGTTCTCCAACCAGGGCGATCTGGTCGGGGTTCCGATTCCGGACGGGTACGGGCCGAACTTTCGGAAGGCTGACTTCGGCCTGGCGCAGCACCGTAGTGACAGCTACCGCGGTTTTGTCTTCGTCACCTTCGATCCGCAGCAGCCGCGCACCTTGACCGAGTACCTGGCGGGAGCCACGGACTACCTCGATCTGATCGACGACCAGTCCGAGGTCGGAATGGAGGTGATCCAAGGCGCGCAACTCCACGGGGCTCAGGCCAACTGGAAGCTCATGATGGAGAACAGCGTCGACATCTACCACTTCCGAGCACTGCACAAGCGTTACGTCAGTTACATGCAGTCGCTCGGGTCGGTGCCGCCGCGACGACGAGGTGGCTTCGGCGTCGGCCTCGGCCTGGGTCATGGGGCCAACGAGCTGCCGCCGGCCGCGGCCCGCCCGCTAGCCCACTGGACGCCGATGTTCGGTCCCGAGGTCCGGCCGCAAATCGAGGCGACCGCCGCACGTTTCGTCGAACGGTTC
The sequence above is a segment of the Kitasatospora sp. NBC_00240 genome. Coding sequences within it:
- a CDS encoding aromatic ring-hydroxylating dioxygenase subunit alpha; translation: MTIELQRMVDDPIVVDDLEHLSFRVDRRAYTDDDVAAQEMARIFDRCWLYLGHESEVPEPGSYVSRDVGGRPVVMSRGSDGVIRVFANSCTHRGALICSQPAGQAKSFRCPYHDWTFSNQGDLVGVPIPDGYGPNFRKADFGLAQHRSDSYRGFVFVTFDPQQPRTLTEYLAGATDYLDLIDDQSEVGMEVIQGAQLHGAQANWKLMMENSVDIYHFRALHKRYVSYMQSLGSVPPRRRGGFGVGLGLGHGANELPPAAARPLAHWTPMFGPEVRPQIEATAARFVERFGAERAERITGTNRALLIFPNLLIIDAIAITIRKIDPIGADRMAITSVALAPKDEDPAIRELRKSHYLTFLGPAGFATPDDIEIVESCQRGYANRTVRYSDLSRGMNKEIPETTDELPAREFWRQWDRLMHGDDGHFEVAHQVELQGAEIQ